In Maylandia zebra isolate NMK-2024a unplaced genomic scaffold, Mzebra_GT3a scaffold11, whole genome shotgun sequence, a single window of DNA contains:
- the LOC112431935 gene encoding protein NLRC3-like, which yields MMEEPKEQPAKAAPSAEEELARVRSAFVWRVTIEILKLLLEALVSDGILNKLEEESILEGNPLRADKARSLIDTVRKKGDKACKITIKHLQIKDPFLFSQLRLNSDPSAQQDALQKCQPKLKSVLKKKFQCVFEGIAKAGNPTLLNQIYTELYITEGGTAEVNEEHEVRQIETASRKPDRPETTIRQEDIFKDTPKRQYLIRIVLTKGVAGIGKTVLTQKYSLDWAEDKANQDIQFIFPFTFRELNVLKEEKFSLVGLVHHFFTETKEAGICSFEDFQVVFIFDGLDECRLPLDFHKTTILTDPRKSTSVDVLLINLIRGKLLPSARLWITTRPAAANQIPPDCVGMVTEVRGFTDPQKEEYFRKRFRDEEQASRIISHIKTSRSLHIMCHIPVFCWITATVLEDVLETREGGQLPNTLTEMYIHFLVVQAKVKKVKYDGGAETDPHWSPESRKMMESLGKLAFDQLQKGNLIFYESDLTGCGIDIRAASVYSGVFTQIFKEERKLYQKKVFFFVHLSVQEFLAALHVHLTFINSGLNLMEQQRAKLWSKLFKKKNNLKSLHQSAVNKALQSPNGHLDLFLRFLLGLSLQTNQSLLEGLLRQTGSGSQTNQETVQYIKKKLSENLSAEKSINLIHCLNELNDRSLVEEIQQSLRSGRLSTDELSPAQWSALVFILLSSEEDLDEFDLKKYSASEEALLRLLPVVKASNKALLSGCNLSERSYDALSSVLNSQSSSLKELDLSNNDLRDSGVKLLSAALQSPHCTLETLRSGSKHIIK from the exons ATGATGGAAGAACCTAAAGAACAGCCAGCCAAAGCAGCTCCATCAGCAG AGGAGGAGCTTGCCAGGGTACGGTCAGCCTTTGTCTGGAGGGTAACAATAGAAATCCTTAAACTGCTCCTTGAGGCCCTTGTAAGTGATGGTATCTTAAATAAGTTGGAGGAAGAATCGATACTGGAGGGGAACCCACTCAGAGCAGATAAGGCACGCAGCTTGATCGACACAGTGAGGAAAAAAGGAGACAAAGCATGCAAGATAACAATCAAGCATCTTCAGATCAAAgatccttttcttttctctcagctGCGTTTGAACTCTGATCCATCTGCTCAACAAG ATGCTCTTCAGAAGTGTCAGCCTAAACTTAAGTCTGTcttgaagaagaagttccagtgtgtgtttgagggcatcgctaaagcaggaaacccaaccctcctgaatcagatctacacagagctctacatcacagagggagggactgcagaggtcaatgaggaacatgaggtcagacagattgaaacagcatccaggaaaccagacagaccagaaacaaccatcagacaagaagacatctttaaagacaCACCCAAAAGACAATACCTGATCAGAatagtgctgacaaagggagtggctggcattgggaaaacagtcttaacacagaaatacagcctggactgggctgaagacaaagccaaccaggacatccagttcatatttccattcactttcagagagctgaatgtgctgaaagaggaaaagttcagcttggtgggacttgttcatcacttctttactgaaaccaaagaagcaggaatctgcagctttgaagacttccaggttgtgttcatctttgatggtctggatgagtgtcgacttcctctggacttccacaaaactacaatcctaactgaccctagaaagtccacctcagtggatgtgctgctgataaacctcatcagggggaaactgcttccctctgctcgcctctggataaccacacgacctgcagcagccaatcagatccctcctgactgtgtcggcatggtgacagaggtcagagggttcactgacccacagaaggaggagtacttcaggaagagattcagagatgaggagcaggccagcaggatcatctcccacatcaagacatcacgaagcctccacatcatgtgccacatcccagtcttctgctggatcactgctacagttctggaggatgtgctggaaaccagagagggaggacagctgcccaacaccctgactgagatgtacatccacttcctggtggttcaggccaaagtgaagaaggtcaagtatgatggaggagctgagacagatccacactggagtccagagagcaggaagatgatggagtctctgggaaaactggcttttgatcagctgcagaaaggaaacctgatcttctatgaatcagacctgacagggtgtggcatcgatatcagagcagcctcagtgtactcaggagtgttcacacagatctttaaagaggagagaaaactgTACCAGAAGAAGGTGTTCTTCTTTGttcatctgagtgttcaggagtttctggctgctcttcatgtccatctgaccttcatcaactctgggcTCAATCTGATGGAACAACAACGAGCAAAATTATGgtctaaattatttaaaaagaaaaataatttaaaatctctccaccagagtgctgtgaacaaggccttacagagtccaaatggacacctggacttgttcctccgcttcctcctgggtctttcactgcagaccaatcagagtcTCCTAGAAGGTCTGCTGAGACAGACAGGAAGtggctcacagaccaatcaggaaacagttcagtacatcaagaagaagctcagtgagaatctgtctgcagagaaaagcatcaatctgatccactgtctgaatgaactgaatgatcgttctctagtggaggagatccaacagtccctgagatcaggacgtctctccacagatgaactgtctcctgctcagtggtcagctctggtcttcatcttactgtcatcagaagaagatctggatgagtttgacctgaagaaatactctgcttcagaggaggctcttctgaggctgctgccagtggtcaaagcctccaacaaagctct actgagtggctgtaacctctcagagagaagctatgatgctctgtcctcagttctcaactcccagtcctctagtctgaaagagctggacctgagtaacaatgACCTGCGGGATTCAGgggtgaagcttctgtctgctgcactgCAGAGTCCACATTGTACACTagaaactctcaggtcaggatcCAAACATATCATTAAATGA